Proteins co-encoded in one Gemmatimonadota bacterium genomic window:
- a CDS encoding phage holin family protein — protein sequence MNALMLMLTAAIVDALSVSGFGAAILGSLIISLVSLLFSVILPDDKAG from the coding sequence ATCAACGCCCTGATGCTCATGCTCACCGCCGCGATCGTGGACGCGCTCTCCGTCAGCGGATTCGGAGCGGCGATCCTCGGGAGCCTCATCATCTCCCTCGTCAGCCTTCTCTTTTCCGTCATCCTCCCGGACGACAAGGCGGGCTGA
- a CDS encoding MFS transporter yields the protein MPESTPSFFQRFANVRREEVPSIIAAGLFFFCVLTALQVIRPARDALGMQRGIEEIRWLFQGTLIVTLFVNPVFSFLVSRFRRMAFIAATYIFFSASLVVFYAILVGAPEAIGERTGQVFYVWFSVFNLFATAVFWALMADRFSLEQSKRFFAVIAVGGTLGAIFGPWLAGRLAEPLGTPSLLLISAGFLLAALSQAFVVAKLQPVSGSQVAAASPGAPPSRPEGTVIGGSAWEGFRAVFQSKYLFGIAVFALLASVMATFIYFTRLRMVEALTTDVDEQTTIFANIDTIAQTATLVAQVLITGHLMKRLGVAITLAVLPAVALFGFVGLAVFGSLAALIAFDSSFRAAQRGIMRPARETLFTIVSREDKYKSKAFIDTAVYRGGDSVTAWLDGVIVRAGMGFSALASVAVPLAVVGMGLGVWLGREQSRQATGSAEGEAPATAGA from the coding sequence ATGCCCGAAAGCACCCCTTCGTTCTTTCAACGCTTCGCGAATGTCCGCCGTGAGGAGGTTCCTTCCATCATCGCGGCCGGTCTCTTTTTCTTTTGCGTGCTCACCGCACTTCAGGTGATCCGGCCAGCGCGAGATGCGCTGGGGATGCAGCGAGGGATCGAGGAAATCCGCTGGCTCTTTCAGGGAACGCTCATCGTCACTCTTTTCGTGAATCCGGTTTTCAGCTTCCTAGTGAGCCGGTTCCGCCGGATGGCCTTCATTGCCGCAACGTACATCTTCTTCTCCGCGAGCCTCGTTGTCTTTTACGCGATTCTCGTGGGTGCGCCCGAGGCGATCGGGGAGAGGACTGGACAGGTCTTTTATGTCTGGTTCAGTGTCTTCAACCTCTTCGCGACGGCCGTCTTCTGGGCGCTGATGGCGGACCGGTTTTCTCTCGAGCAGAGCAAGCGCTTTTTTGCGGTGATCGCGGTGGGCGGGACGCTAGGCGCGATTTTCGGACCCTGGCTCGCGGGCCGTCTGGCTGAGCCGCTCGGGACGCCGAGCCTCCTCCTCATCTCCGCCGGATTCCTCCTCGCCGCGCTCTCTCAAGCCTTCGTCGTGGCCAAGCTCCAGCCCGTCTCTGGGAGCCAGGTCGCCGCCGCGTCGCCTGGGGCGCCGCCTTCGAGGCCCGAGGGGACGGTGATCGGAGGAAGCGCATGGGAAGGGTTCCGGGCCGTCTTCCAGTCGAAGTATCTGTTCGGGATCGCGGTCTTCGCCCTGCTCGCTTCCGTCATGGCGACCTTTATCTATTTCACGCGCCTCCGGATGGTCGAGGCACTGACCACGGACGTGGATGAACAGACGACGATTTTCGCGAATATCGACACCATCGCGCAGACGGCGACGCTCGTCGCGCAGGTGCTCATTACGGGCCACCTGATGAAGAGGCTGGGCGTCGCGATCACGCTCGCGGTCCTTCCGGCGGTTGCCCTTTTTGGCTTCGTCGGTCTCGCCGTATTCGGTTCGCTCGCGGCGCTCATCGCTTTCGACTCGAGCTTCCGAGCGGCTCAGCGCGGGATCATGCGGCCGGCTCGCGAAACGCTGTTCACCATCGTGAGCCGAGAGGACAAGTACAAATCGAAAGCCTTTATCGACACGGCGGTCTATCGGGGCGGGGACTCGGTGACGGCCTGGCTGGATGGCGTGATCGTCCGCGCTGGAATGGGTTTCTCGGCGCTCGCCTCGGTGGCGGTGCCCCTCGCGGTCGTCGGTATGGGGCTAGGCGTTTGGCTGGGGCGGGAGCAGAGTCGCCAGGCCACCGGGTCGGCCGAAGGGGAGGCGCCCGCGACCGCGGGCGCCTGA
- a CDS encoding carboxypeptidase-like regulatory domain-containing protein, which yields MRGHLALVGLALMGSLVPRVSYSQDSQMVRGTVLDDATGEPVPAAQIVLRQSRGGAVGTAFADSLGTFEFQVAEPGDYFLRVSRIGYPATDSPPFDLRPSETIEVTFRISAEAVLLAPLSVDFRSRSRLGRDEFANRCAQYDGTCFDPVHIALLEPIETTDVFRTVPGLIVVPGDPMRGIMGGPTQVHRIGSGCLAIFLDFNPIPIAFSRGRTLMTPGVQGFGSAGGVRTIMDGLSLDMALPVRAVRAIEVYRDYDELPQDLLDGPRG from the coding sequence ATGCGCGGACACTTGGCCCTCGTTGGTCTCGCTCTGATGGGCTCCCTCGTCCCGAGGGTGTCCTATTCCCAAGACAGTCAGATGGTCCGCGGTACAGTCTTGGACGATGCGACGGGTGAACCCGTGCCCGCAGCTCAGATCGTCCTCCGGCAGTCACGGGGCGGAGCCGTCGGCACCGCGTTCGCGGATTCGCTCGGGACATTCGAGTTTCAGGTGGCAGAGCCGGGCGATTACTTTCTTCGCGTCTCCAGAATCGGCTACCCGGCCACGGATTCCCCACCTTTCGATCTACGGCCCTCTGAAACCATTGAGGTCACGTTTCGAATCAGTGCCGAAGCCGTATTGCTTGCCCCACTGTCGGTCGATTTTCGTTCGCGCAGCCGGCTCGGACGGGACGAGTTTGCGAATCGGTGCGCGCAGTACGATGGGACGTGCTTCGATCCGGTCCACATAGCCCTTCTCGAGCCTATAGAAACAACGGACGTCTTTAGGACCGTCCCCGGACTGATTGTTGTGCCCGGCGATCCAATGCGGGGAATCATGGGAGGCCCCACGCAAGTGCACCGAATTGGTTCAGGGTGCCTTGCGATCTTCTTGGACTTCAATCCGATTCCGATCGCGTTCTCCAGAGGTCGAACCCTCATGACTCCGGGCGTTCAGGGATTTGGTAGCGCCGGTGGAGTTCGGACGATTATGGACGGCCTCTCCCTGGACATGGCGCTTCCCGTGAGGGCTGTGCGCGCCATCGAGGTCTACCGTGACTACGACGAGCTCCCGCAGGACTTGCTGGACGGTCCGCGTGGCTAG
- a CDS encoding ammonium transporter — MNGEVDAGTTAWMLVSTALVLLMIPGLAMFYGGLVRTKNVLGTMMHSFVPLAIIGVLWPVVGYALTFGEGILGGVIGWNSDYFLLMGIDTTVTNGVPEYVLAMFQGKFAIITPALISGAIAERVYLRGYSLFIVLWFLFVYAPLCHWVWGPGGWLLERGLIDLAGGTVIHVSAGFSALAAALFLGRRKGYPDTAMLPNNLVMTMMGAGLLWVGWFGFNAGSTVQSGMDTARALTMTQISAASGALTWLIIEALEFRRATALGFVSGILAGLVAITPAAGVVHPAGALVLGAISSGACYLALKAKARLGYDDSLDCFGIHGVGSGLGVLLLVFFIRSEWRAAAGTDWTVTGQLVTQIIGVATTIVLATVGTLLICLLVEKTVGFRLSDREEKAGLDHVVHGETGYGLMNLN, encoded by the coding sequence ATGAATGGGGAGGTCGATGCCGGTACGACGGCGTGGATGCTGGTCTCCACTGCACTCGTCCTCCTGATGATTCCGGGGTTGGCCATGTTCTATGGTGGGCTGGTTCGCACCAAGAACGTCCTCGGGACGATGATGCACTCCTTCGTGCCCCTCGCCATCATCGGGGTGCTCTGGCCGGTCGTCGGGTACGCCCTCACCTTCGGGGAAGGCATTCTCGGCGGGGTCATCGGGTGGAATTCCGACTACTTCCTCCTGATGGGGATCGATACGACGGTCACGAATGGGGTGCCGGAGTACGTGCTCGCGATGTTCCAGGGAAAATTTGCGATCATCACTCCCGCGCTCATCAGTGGTGCCATCGCCGAGCGGGTGTATCTGCGCGGCTACTCCCTCTTCATCGTCCTCTGGTTCCTCTTCGTCTATGCTCCCCTCTGCCACTGGGTATGGGGACCTGGGGGGTGGCTCCTCGAACGCGGCCTCATCGATCTGGCGGGGGGTACCGTGATCCACGTATCAGCGGGCTTCAGCGCGCTCGCTGCGGCCCTTTTCCTGGGACGCCGCAAAGGGTACCCCGACACCGCCATGCTCCCCAACAATCTCGTCATGACCATGATGGGGGCGGGGCTTCTCTGGGTGGGTTGGTTCGGATTCAACGCCGGATCGACGGTGCAGAGCGGAATGGATACGGCGCGCGCGCTCACGATGACGCAGATTTCCGCGGCCTCCGGCGCTCTCACCTGGCTGATCATCGAGGCCCTCGAGTTTCGGCGGGCGACCGCCCTCGGTTTCGTCTCTGGGATCCTGGCCGGTCTCGTCGCGATCACACCGGCGGCAGGAGTCGTGCACCCGGCCGGGGCGCTCGTCCTTGGCGCGATCTCCTCCGGCGCGTGTTACCTGGCACTCAAGGCGAAGGCCCGGCTCGGGTATGACGACAGCCTGGACTGCTTCGGCATCCATGGAGTCGGAAGTGGCCTCGGCGTCCTCCTCTTGGTCTTCTTCATCCGATCGGAGTGGCGGGCCGCAGCCGGCACCGACTGGACCGTCACCGGTCAGCTCGTGACCCAGATCATCGGTGTGGCCACGACGATCGTCCTCGCCACCGTCGGCACGCTCCTGATCTGTCTGTTGGTCGAGAAGACGGTCGGGTTCCGTCTCAGTGACCGTGAGGAGAAAGCCGGCCTCGACCACGTGGTCCATGGAGAGACCGGCTACGGTCTGATGAACCTCAACTAG
- a CDS encoding P-II family nitrogen regulator, with protein sequence MKMITAIIRGERLDEVREALVAAGISRITVSRCTGHGRAVEAGLYRGQETVPNLTPRVRLDIAVNDEFMEITIDTVQRAARTTEAGSIGDGKIFVTELLLCVRISDGERGGGAI encoded by the coding sequence ATGAAAATGATCACCGCCATCATCCGCGGCGAGCGGCTGGATGAGGTCCGCGAGGCGCTCGTTGCCGCCGGAATCAGCCGGATCACGGTGAGCCGCTGCACCGGCCACGGACGCGCCGTCGAGGCCGGCCTCTACCGAGGGCAGGAGACCGTGCCAAACCTGACCCCGCGAGTGAGGCTGGACATCGCCGTCAACGACGAGTTCATGGAGATCACAATCGATACCGTCCAGCGAGCGGCGAGGACGACCGAAGCCGGCTCGATCGGGGACGGGAAGATCTTCGTCACCGAGTTGCTCCTCTGCGTCCGGATCTCGGATGGGGAACGGGGAGGCGGGGCGATCTGA